Within Plasmodium coatneyi strain Hackeri chromosome 14, complete sequence, the genomic segment ATTGCGTTGTTAACTTgtccattttccttcttgcaattttttaaatcatatttttttttgagatctttttttttattattgagcatatttttccccttggccATTTTGCTGTTCTCACAACTGACACTCAACCCGATGGCCGTTATTAGAGATTTCAATTCCGAGTTTTCAAATatccttttattatttttaattttctctacGTTAagtatttttcccttcagaGGGAGAATCGCCTGTATTTCTCTATTCCTGGCTTGTTTAGCACTTCCTGCAGCACTATCCCCCTCGACGATGAAAATTTCATTACGATTTATGTCGTCACTTATGCAGTCAACTAATTTTCCAGGCAATATGGTCGAATAATACTGATTATTTTTAGACCTGATTAAATCTCTGGCTGCCTTGGCTTCCTCATCACTTACCTTAGCCTGTAATGCCTTCAAATAAATTGTGTTAAGCAAATTCGGTTCGAAATCGAAAATTTCAGACAATTTCTCAAAAATGGCACTTTCCAAAATGGGTTTTAAAAAGTGGGAGCCGAGTTTAGTTTTTGTCTGCCCTTCAAATTCTGGGTTATTCATTTTGATCGACAAAATGGCTgtcattccttcccttatgTACTCTCCTGGTATgttcacaaaattttttgttgcctcgtttttttttatattaaaatttacACACCTGCTGATGGCATACTTCATCGCATCTACGTGGGTCCCTCCATCCGTCGTGTTTACATTATTCACAAAGCTGACGATATACTCATGGTACTGACCTTGTGTCCATTTCAGTCTTAAATctatatgaacatttttctgGTGACAGGAGATgctaataattttattactGTCTTTGAACAGGCttgctttatttttcgtTAAGCTTTCCATGTACTCGTTTAGCCCCCCCTCGTGCTTTATCACTTCGTAGGGGTAGAAATCCATATTGTTGTGATCCGCTGCGTCTACAGGAAGGGTCCTTTTCTCATCCGACGCGTCCACCGCATCCGCTTCGTTCACCTTGGAGATTGGAACTGACGCCGCAGCTTTCTTAGCCGCCCTTTCATCGTAAAAGTAGAAAGTGAGCCTTTCATTCAGGTAGGCCAGTTGGTGGATCCTATTTTTTATCAGCTCCGCATTATGCCTAATGCTGTTCTTAAATATGCTGTGGTCCGGCTTGTAATGTATCTGTGTACCTCTCTTGCTAACTGGGCAGTCCCGAACACTTAGAGGGGTTGctacttttcccttttccaaTTCGATGCTGTGAATTTTGCCACTTCTAAAAACATTTACTTTCATGAAACTGCTCAGGGCGTTGGCAACGGACAGTCCGACTCCGTGGAGACCGGACGAAAATCTGTACATTTGGGATGCACTTTTTTCGGATggttccttttcgtttttttttttggaaattttttcgtCCAACTTTTCCACCAGCTTTGCCTTTCCCTTCTGCTCCCCCTTTGCACCCCGTTCGTCTTTCCCGACTTCACCGCTCAGGCTTGCCACGGAGGTTCTCTCCGCCAACTCCTCAGCAGCTTCGTCATCGACAAACTTCGCCCCGGAATGCAAAACAGTCAGAACCGTTTCTAGAGCCGACTTTTTTGTCTTCTCATGAATGTCACAGGGTATGCCCCTTCCATTATCTTCTATCGTAACACTCTCATCTTCGTGAATAACAATTTTAATTTCATTGCACTCGAAGTTATTATATTCGTCTACCGAGTTGTCAATAATTTCAAACAATATTTGGTGTAGCCCTTTCACGTCTGTATTTCCGATGTACATGCCAGGTCTCTTCCTCACTGCTTCCAGTCCCTCCAAAATGACGATGTCCTTTGCGTCATAGTCGTTACAACGGAAGGGATGACGGTTTTTGTGCTGCTCTcgtcttttcccttttattttatccgCACCTATGATGTTTGTAAGAAAGTAGTAttgttttctcttcttcacttttttcctatcatatgtacttcttttttgtgaaaatgtTGCCACATCActgggtggtggtggacagggttctttcccctttactTCCCTTCTGAGGAATTTCCATCCTCTCAAACGGCCGGTCGTGGAGATGCCAGCGCGGcatgttttccccttcgtaCGAGTCAATAGGTGTTCCACTAGGAGGGCGAAAATCGGAAGGGACTTCGCCAGCCGCATGTTCATCATAAGTTAGCTCGTAAGCTATTGGGCGCGTTTAATTCCAGCCACTTGGGGGAAGCAGCATTAATTACCTCCTCCAAGCCACCGTTTTCAAACATCACAGTGAAacttctccttttatttcttatatcccttttattattttttttttttttctcctttttttttttggctgtCCCCCCCCTCCTGATTCACTCCCGTGATCGGCATTTCATTTCAGCgcaaaaaatggctagcccAATTGTCAGCCGGGAGGGGAAT encodes:
- a CDS encoding DNA topoisomerase 2, coding for MRLAKSLPIFALLVEHLLTRTKGKTCRAGISTTGRLRGWKFLRREVKGKEPCPPPPSDVATFSQKRSTYDRKKVKKRKQYYFLTNIIGADKIKGKRREQHKNRHPFRCNDYDAKDIVILEGLEAVRKRPGMYIGNTDVKGLHQILFEIIDNSVDEYNNFECNEIKIVIHEDESVTIEDNGRGIPCDIHEKTKKSALETVLTVLHSGAKFVDDEAAEELAERTSVASLSGEVGKDERGAKGEQKGKAKLVEKLDEKISKKKNEKEPSEKSASQMYRFSSGLHGVGLSVANALSSFMKVNVFRSGKIHSIELEKGKVATPLSVRDCPVSKRGTQIHYKPDHSIFKNSIRHNAELIKNRIHQLAYLNERLTFYFYDERAAKKAAASVPISKVNEADAVDASDEKRTLPVDAADHNNMDFYPYEVIKHEGGLNEYMESLTKNKASLFKDSNKIISISCHQKNVHIDLRLKWTQGQYHEYIVSFVNNVNTTDGGTHVDAMKYAISRCVNFNIKKNEATKNFVNIPGEYIREGMTAILSIKMNNPEFEGQTKTKLGSHFLKPILESAIFEKLSEIFDFEPNLLNTIYLKALQAKVSDEEAKAARDLIRSKNNQYYSTILPGKLVDCISDDINRNEIFIVEGDSAAGSAKQARNREIQAILPLKGKILNVEKIKNNKRIFENSELKSLITAIGLSVSCENSKMAKGKNMLNNKKKDLKKKYDLKNCKKENGQVNNAMVNKKKTPIFDTPLRYGKIIIMTDADVDGEHIRILLLTFLYRFQKNIIQNGNVFVACPPLYKVTYNRFFDSTIKERVMKQFNVSTRNSKTLIHTYSDDELNVLLGLLEKDRSSHAEQRSVDLGKGALTRRGNIPSDDHLNGLTSLDNLNFRYNSTDGVTQKEGLNTDNTNAAQTTDTPISTSPLSGNAFFTFSKRYEIQRFKGLGEMMADQLWSTTMDPSVRKLIRVTVNDAMRANNLIFSLMGEDSKLRKSFILENSPAPG